Proteins from one Gimesia maris genomic window:
- a CDS encoding LamG-like jellyroll fold domain-containing protein, with amino-acid sequence MSNLKQIAGIFCLLLSGTVLLPSLSAAEPVEDRAHKRVLIIGMDGTRPDALLKARTPAFDRLIREGAFTDQAQILGKRYQKNDTISGPGWSSILTGVWADKHGVHDNNFKGKNYELFPHFFKRLKRERPDAQTASFVSWEPIHKYILSEADIAEVESLPRAKKQIADLSASASKLNINTRDGKWHHLLAVRKQDVLQLYLDGTQIASLSGVNLDFSLGGAFYYLGRDTRTGQTCFHGQLDDVRIWKRALSAEEIKLLAKSTAGSVHSVDRKGLLAEYMFENCPESDGKVKQFSDTAGDTGGPFPANAVSPTSELHRVKLGSGAESQALDLAAAGSKSHGLRIAMTEPFRDVTRSDFTIEARFKTTDQGRNILMGNYDGKAGALNLELHRGNTVRVYVQPPDPRNAGALKREGERDKIIAAKAARILSEENPSAMFVYFHQTDATGHAIGFSPDVPEYVSAIENVDACVNTVLKAMHSRPDYENEDWLTIVCTDHGGLKRSHSNGHQVPEIRRVFMIVHGPSVKPGRIQEQAYLVDVTATALKHLLGKVDPQWQLDGKAVGLKAEN; translated from the coding sequence ATGAGTAACCTGAAACAGATTGCGGGGATCTTCTGTCTGCTTCTCTCTGGAACTGTTCTGCTACCTTCATTGTCGGCAGCTGAACCCGTTGAGGATCGAGCTCACAAACGCGTATTAATCATCGGTATGGATGGCACGCGGCCGGATGCATTGCTAAAAGCCAGGACTCCTGCATTTGACAGACTGATTCGTGAAGGTGCTTTTACCGATCAGGCACAGATATTAGGAAAACGTTATCAGAAAAATGATACAATCAGTGGTCCCGGGTGGTCGAGTATTCTGACCGGCGTCTGGGCCGACAAACACGGTGTGCACGATAATAATTTCAAAGGTAAGAACTACGAACTGTTCCCGCATTTTTTCAAACGATTGAAGCGGGAACGACCCGATGCACAGACAGCATCGTTCGTCTCCTGGGAGCCGATTCATAAATATATTCTATCAGAGGCAGATATTGCAGAGGTCGAGTCATTACCTCGAGCAAAAAAACAGATCGCAGATCTCAGTGCCTCTGCTTCGAAGCTCAATATTAATACCCGGGATGGGAAATGGCATCACCTGCTAGCTGTTCGAAAACAGGATGTCTTGCAGTTATATCTCGACGGTACTCAGATCGCTTCACTTTCTGGGGTGAATCTGGATTTTTCTCTGGGGGGAGCCTTTTATTATCTCGGAAGAGATACCCGTACCGGTCAGACCTGTTTTCATGGACAACTGGATGATGTAAGAATCTGGAAGCGGGCTCTCTCGGCGGAGGAAATCAAGCTATTGGCTAAATCAACAGCCGGGTCTGTTCACTCTGTCGATCGTAAGGGCCTGCTTGCAGAGTACATGTTTGAGAACTGTCCAGAGAGCGATGGTAAGGTCAAGCAGTTCTCTGATACGGCAGGTGATACGGGAGGACCTTTCCCGGCGAATGCTGTTTCGCCTACTTCAGAACTTCATAGAGTGAAGTTGGGATCCGGTGCTGAATCGCAGGCGTTAGATCTGGCTGCCGCAGGATCCAAATCGCATGGCTTGCGGATTGCTATGACAGAACCATTTCGAGATGTCACGCGATCAGACTTCACCATAGAAGCCCGTTTTAAAACGACGGATCAGGGCCGCAATATTCTTATGGGAAATTATGATGGAAAAGCAGGTGCATTGAATCTGGAGTTGCATCGGGGTAATACCGTACGGGTTTATGTTCAACCTCCTGATCCCCGTAATGCAGGGGCACTGAAGCGAGAAGGAGAACGGGATAAAATTATCGCAGCAAAGGCAGCACGCATCCTGAGTGAAGAGAATCCGTCTGCAATGTTTGTCTATTTTCATCAGACTGACGCGACAGGGCATGCGATTGGATTCAGCCCTGATGTTCCGGAATACGTTTCTGCCATTGAAAATGTGGATGCGTGTGTGAACACTGTTCTCAAAGCAATGCATTCCCGGCCCGATTATGAAAACGAGGACTGGCTGACGATTGTCTGTACTGATCATGGAGGTCTGAAACGCAGCCACAGCAACGGACACCAGGTGCCAGAAATTCGCAGGGTCTTTATGATTGTACATGGCCCGTCGGTGAAACCAGGGCGCATTCAGGAGCAGGCCTATCTGGTTGATGTGACAGCAACCGCACTGAAACACTTGCTGGGGAAAGTCGACCCACAGTGGCAGTTGGATGGCAAAGCGGTAGGATTGAAGGCGGAAAACTAA